The Podospora pseudocomata strain CBS 415.72m chromosome 3, whole genome shotgun sequence genome window below encodes:
- the ALG7_1 gene encoding tunicamycin resistance protein (EggNog:ENOG503NUTG; COG:G) translates to MSAKLAAFLNEAPLVDDQLTFEPILKHGHQDLVQSIAFNEYGDRCATGSVDGKVRVFNRHRDGVWRHCDNWTAHGGEITELQWLPPTIYPNLLASLGVEGRFKLWAEDPGAAPGRKFSNAMGGGGNRGMALWSQPIAVGEKSGGGGKEGSRPGSGGFDGHGPHYHGGVASALSTTSTSATSHPHSAVTSTVGTPSVHSETAPSQQPPQASSSAVPKPVFETRHSRSPYRSFSMKHVDSTRHTYLALVSADGKLTVYENEQPENLTDYTMLDEVAISRDQPPAKRGDETTFKVQFDPNPEVCYSALKAGVPPDTLSLVTVALDCVRIYRSRDVISQSLGVQTVTKGFYLAAEVRSDVHRGLVRDVAWAGGNIRGYDVIATACQDGMVRVFRVDTPVERQAWYNKEEEEGKENGARGWSIREMGGYVEKARKQGVEVDEGRSAAVRAAARDVITVVGGITPVVHGVGTALDERGTGMGQGGMIRAGLATEAGYGGDHHHGYGGANKNPQRKITGLPGQIKHTIEMVSRLEGHRTPVWRVGFDDDGVVLGSVGDEGRLLQWRMMPNGEWAKSSELGIVRVNMATG, encoded by the coding sequence ATGTCAGCAAAACTAGCCGCCTTCCTCAACGAGGCGCCCCTCGTCGACGACCAGCTCACCTTTGAGCCCATCCTCAAGCACGGCCACCAGGACCTCGTCCAGTCGATCGCGTTTAACGAGTATGGCGACCGGTGCGCGACAGGGTCGGTAGACGGCAAGGTCCGCGTGTTCAACCGGCACAGGGACGGGGTGTGGCGGCACTGTGACAACTGGACTGCTCACGGGGGGGAGATTACCGAGCTGCAGTGGTTGCCGCCGACGATTTACCCCAACCTGTTGGCTTcgttgggggtggaggggaggtttAAGCTTTGGGCCGAGGACCCGGGGGCTGCGCCGGGGAGGAAGTTTTCGAATGCCATgggcggaggggggaacAGGGGGATGGCGTTATGGAGTCAACCTATTGCGGTGGGGGAAAAGagcggtgggggtgggaaggaggggtcgaggccggggagtggtggttttgatgGTCATGGGCCTCATTATCATGGGGGGGTTGCGAGTGCCTTGTCGACCACTTCCACGAGCGCGACTTCTCATCCGCACTCGGCGGTGACGAGTACGGTGGGCACGCCGTCGGTGCACAGCGAGACTGCGCCTTCGCAACAACCGCCACAGGCTTCGAGTTCGGCGGTGCCGAAGCCGGTTTTCGAGACGAGGCACTCGAGGAGTCCGTATCGGTCTTTTAGCATGAAGCATGTTGACTCGACGAGGCATACTTACCTTGCGCTGGTGAGCGCGGATGGGAAGTTAACGGTGTACGAGAATGAGCAGCCGGAGAATTTGACGGACTATACTATGCTTGACGAGGTGGCTATCTCGCGGGACCAGCCGCCTGCGAAAAGGGGGGATGAGACGACGTTCAAGGTGCAGTTTGATCCCAACCCGGAGGTGTGCTACAGCGCGTTGAAGGCGGGGGTCCCGCCCGACACGCTGAGCTTGGTCACGGTTGCGTTGGACTGTGTGAGGATTTATCGGTCGAGGGATGTGATTAGTCAGAGTTTGGGGGTGCAGACGGTGACGAAAGGGTTTTATCTCGCGGCCGAGGTGAGGTCGGATGTGCATAGGGGTTTGGTGAGGGATGTGGCGTGGGCGGGGGGGAATATTAGGGGGTATGATGTTATTGCGACGGCGTGTcaggatgggatggtgagggtctTTAGGGTTGACACGCCGGTGGAGAGGCAGGCTTGGTATaataaggaggaggaggaggggaaggagaatggggcgagggggtggtcgatcagggagatgggggggtatgttgagaaggcgaggaagcaaggggtggaggtggatgaggggaggagCGCGGCGGTccgggcggcggcgagagATGTGATtactgttgttggggggatTACACCTGTGGTTCATGGGGTTGGAACAGCCCTTGATGAgagggggacggggatggggcAGGGGGGCATGATTCGAGCGGGACTGGCGACGGAGGCTGGGTATGGGGgggatcatcatcatgggtATGGGGGGGCGAATAAGAACCCGCAGAGAAAGATCACTGGGTTGCCGGGGCAGATTAAGCATACGATTGAGATGGTGTCGAGGCTGGAGGGGCATAGGACGCCGGtttggagggttgggtttgatgatgacggggttGTGTTGGGGAGTGTAGGCGACGAGGGAAGGCTGCTGcagtggaggatgatgccgaATGGGGAGTGGGCGAAGAGCAGCGAGTTGGGGATTGTAAGGGTTAACATGGCTACCGGTTGA